One segment of Agrococcus sp. ProA11 DNA contains the following:
- a CDS encoding enoyl-CoA hydratase/isomerase family protein, whose protein sequence is MIELTIDADVAEVVLTAPEKRNAVDASALKELANAYTEAERAGVRALVLRGEGKAFCAGRDISQVDPRTDDAASFLRASLQPVLEQMAAFPAPTFAVAHGACLGIGLGLLIATDVVYVAESAKLGSPFAALGATLDSGGHALFFERLGAHRTFDLIYSGKLLSGAEAVAAGLFSQSFPDAEVLEATRAAAAQAAQGPTLAFRASKEIIRGLRDERQGLWRSVEAENAAQIELGQTADFREGFAAFQQKRKPTFTGRD, encoded by the coding sequence ATGATCGAGCTGACCATCGATGCGGATGTCGCCGAGGTGGTGCTCACCGCACCCGAAAAGCGCAACGCGGTCGACGCATCCGCCCTGAAGGAGCTCGCGAATGCGTACACCGAGGCCGAGCGCGCCGGCGTGCGCGCGCTCGTGCTGCGCGGCGAGGGCAAGGCGTTCTGCGCCGGCCGCGACATCTCGCAGGTGGATCCGCGCACCGATGATGCCGCCAGCTTCCTGCGCGCCTCGCTGCAGCCGGTGCTGGAGCAGATGGCCGCCTTCCCGGCGCCCACCTTCGCCGTCGCGCACGGCGCCTGCCTCGGCATCGGGCTGGGCCTGCTGATCGCCACCGACGTCGTCTACGTGGCGGAGTCGGCCAAGCTCGGCAGCCCGTTCGCGGCGCTCGGCGCGACCCTCGACTCCGGTGGCCACGCGCTCTTCTTCGAGCGGCTCGGCGCGCATCGCACCTTCGACCTCATCTACTCGGGCAAGCTGCTGTCGGGCGCCGAGGCCGTCGCCGCTGGCCTGTTCTCGCAGTCATTCCCGGATGCCGAGGTGCTGGAGGCCACGCGCGCGGCAGCCGCGCAAGCCGCGCAGGGCCCGACGCTCGCGTTCCGCGCGTCGAAGGAGATCATCCGGGGCCTGCGCGACGAGCGGCAGGGCCTGTGGCGCTCGGTCGAAGCGGAGAACGCGGCGCAGATCGAGCTGGGGCAGACGGCCGACTTCCGCGAAGGCTTCGCGGCCTTCCAGCAGAAGCGCAAGCCGACGTTCACCGGGCGAGACTGA
- a CDS encoding maleylpyruvate isomerase family mycothiol-dependent enzyme: MDHLRALATHQAQFLQTTRSVDPATPIPWLGEWTIEQLVVHLARIYHWADGKARRQASASLGRGPFDLPRLYADTASGVLATLSELDPDAPAWALIDDGVPAEAQTGTVRFWHRRLANETLVHLWDLHTAVGEAVEAPAGAWLDCLDEVVTVMHPRQLRLERGSPPSARVVFRPTDVAASLAVSGAPDEAPRIVIAGPVRALALLAWGRGAPSDDPLGADGIDVVEGDPAHATSILRAGLTP, translated from the coding sequence ATGGATCACCTGCGAGCGCTGGCAACGCACCAAGCGCAGTTCCTCCAGACCACTCGCAGCGTCGACCCTGCCACGCCCATCCCCTGGCTGGGCGAATGGACGATCGAGCAGCTCGTCGTCCACCTCGCGCGCATCTATCACTGGGCCGACGGGAAGGCGCGGCGGCAGGCCTCCGCGTCGCTCGGTCGCGGCCCCTTCGACCTGCCGCGGCTCTATGCCGACACGGCGAGCGGGGTGCTGGCGACGCTGAGCGAGCTCGACCCGGATGCGCCCGCGTGGGCGCTCATCGACGACGGGGTGCCCGCAGAGGCGCAGACCGGCACGGTGCGCTTCTGGCATCGCCGACTGGCCAACGAGACCCTCGTGCACCTGTGGGACCTGCACACTGCGGTCGGCGAGGCGGTCGAGGCGCCTGCGGGGGCCTGGCTCGACTGCCTCGACGAGGTCGTCACGGTCATGCACCCGCGCCAGCTGCGACTCGAGCGCGGCAGCCCGCCGTCGGCGCGCGTCGTCTTCCGCCCGACGGACGTCGCGGCGTCGCTCGCGGTGAGCGGCGCACCGGACGAGGCGCCCCGGATCGTCATCGCCGGGCCCGTTCGCGCGCTCGCACTGCTCGCGTGGGGCCGTGGCGCACCGAGCGACGACCCGCTCGGCGCCGACGGCATCGACGTGGTCGAGGGCGACCCCGCGCATGCGACGTCGATCCTGCGCGCCGGACTGACCCCGTAG